The Thalassolituus oleivorans MIL-1 genome includes the window TGTGCTGTTACCAATAATTGCGCTGTTAGTTATATTGGTCCCTTGGGCCGCAGAACTTGAAACAATAGCGTCAATGACGACTTCTTCTGTCCCTTGAGCCGCAATCATTAAGTTATCAATAATGACGACACCCGCACTATTGGTGCCAGTCGGTGCTGCAGTACTGTTATTAATACTGTCGACAGGTTGACGAACAACCTCGAAACTACTGATAGCTGCCGGCATATTGTCGGTTAAACGGATGCCTTCAGCATTGAAGTCGCTTGTATTATTGATATCAATTGTAAAGCGCAGCTTATCCCCTGGCTGAACAGTGCCACCGTTGACGTCCAACACACTCTTTACTGAGGTCGATCAATTAGGATCAGCAAGCGTTACGGCCATGCTGACACTATTGTCACCCTCATTGTTATCGAAGTTAGAGCCTGCAGCCACGGCCGTTCCTGAAATGGTGTTGGTCGTAGCATTGCTGGTGCCAACAACAAGAGTCAGCGCTGGTGCGGTTACGTTGTCGGTAAGTGCTTTGTTGTATGTACAAAGCACTTGGCTGCTGGTGTTGGTGCATGACCAATCAGTTCCCGTGGCACTGATAAAGGTAACGCCATTATTTAATGGAATCGTTAACGTTGTACCAGTAGGTTCGTCAATCGGACCGTCGTTCTTCACTGAAAATTGGTAGCTAATATTGCTGCCGCGAGCAACCGCTGTCGTTGGGGCGGTAACCGTTAGTGAAAGATCGCTGACCGGTTCATTGGGAATACTGATAATTTCAGCCGAAAGGAAAACTTGGTCTTGGCCCGAGGAATACGTCGTCGCAACCGAACGAGATCCTGCCGTTAAAAAACTGCCAATGTTATAGATGTCGAGATCAACCCCAGAAGTCGTGGCGCCAACAGCATTAGAGTATGAGTTAAATTGGTTACCACTTGGGTTGTTCGTACTGGTTAAACTGGTTCCGTTGAAAACTAACGACTCGCTAATACCGTTACGAGAATCAGAGTTGCCAGAATCACCTTCCCAAGTGATGTGAGCGTGCTTGCCGCCAAGAGACGCAGGGTTTGGGGCTACCACGAAGTTATTTGGTGTCAGGGTAATTGAACTGCCCCAGTAAACGCGGAAACCATCAAATAGATTAACGACTCGCAATGGCTCAGAGTTATTTTCGTATACCGCTAATAGAGCCCAACCACCATAAGCCCCTTCAGTCGAGCAATAGGCGTCTGCCGTGCTAAAGGTCAAACCGGTTACTGTATAAGTAGATGTCGAGGCGGAGATACGACCCGTGACGTCGGCTTTGGCGCTGTAATAGGTTTCGTTGTTACCCGTTTCGGTATAACTAACGGCTGCACTAACGGATGCACCATTTAAACTAACGCTCGTATCGGGCGAGCCAGACCCTGACCAGTAAAGATAAGCCGCTTTTAAGGTACTACCGGTTGGAATCGTCAGTGTTGCACTTGAGCTGGTAAGTACTCCGCAGCCGTTGGTGCCGCTGCGCATGGTGTTACCGGTCAAGGCGAAAGATAAATTACCAGCAAAGCTTTTGCGCAGAACGATATCTTGGGCGTAAGAGATTGGTGCGACTAAAAAGCACAATAACAGCACAAGCCCAGAGCAAAATCCGTTTTTAGGCAGGTTGTTTAGCATGTTTAAAATTTTGGAATTCCGTGTTTTCAAAAAATTAACCTGAACTTTTATCGAAAAAAAAAGTCGCGCCATGTTCATGGCTGGAGATCATAGGGTTTGTAACATCTCGCGTCAATTTACAGCCAATATGTAGCCAAAGTTTTCCATCATGTGGTAAGCGCTTGATTTAGCGATGAATATTCGATATTCGCCGCTTGTATTGATAAAACTACTTTATATCTGTTTATTGATCGTTTTTGAGCGATAAAAGAGGGCATAGGTCACATGAAAACATGGAATATCGGACCTAAAGTGACAAAAATTGTCACTATGTAAATCTTGTGCAAGCGGCGGTATATCTTGGCTATTTTCTTCATTTCACTACCTATGTGTAACGATTGGTTTCCAACGCGGTGAAAGAGTAACTGTCTGTCACCTTATATATACGCTGTAAACATCTTGTTAGATGCGCATAGTGCAATGATTTTTAGCTGGAGCAGGGTGCCCTTAAAAGATTGCAGCAATGTGAATGTATGATTTTTTTGATTAGCGTGACATTTTGGTCTCAACAGAGGGCTTTGGTTTAGAGGGTGCTATCAGTGGGGTATCAGTTAACAGACTAGAGTAGATACAAAAAAACCGGTTATTGAACCGGTTTTTTCAAGGTAGCCTCTATTACTGCTTAGAAGCTATATTTTGCCGATACTTGCAGACGAGACATATCGCCATTGGCACCATTATCGATTTCACGCGTTGCCATACTGTACTCAACGCCGTAAGTGATAGGTTCGACAGGG containing:
- a CDS encoding DUF11 domain-containing protein, with amino-acid sequence MLLLCFLVAPISYAQDIVLRKSFAGNLSFALTGNTMRSGTNGCGVLTSSSATLTIPTGSTLKAAYLYWSGSGSPDTSVSLNGASVSAAVSYTETGNNETYYSAKADVTGRISASTSTYTVTGLTFSTADAYCSTEGAYGGWALLAVYENNSEPLRVVNLFDGFRVYWGSSITLTPNNFVVAPNPASLGGKHAHITWEGDSGNSDSRNGISESLVFNGTSLTSTNNPSGNQFNSYSNAVGATTSGVDLDIYNIGSFLTAGSRSVATTYSSGQDQVFLSAEIISIPNEPVSDLSLTVTAPTTAVARGSNISYQFSVKNDGPIDEPTGTTLTIPLNNGVTFISATGTDWSCTNTSSQVLCTYNKALTDNVTAPALTLVVGTSNATTNTISGTAVAAGSNFDNNEGDNSVSMAVTLADPN